From the genome of Mycoplasma anserisalpingitidis, one region includes:
- a CDS encoding M13 family metallopeptidase — translation MSDKLLKNDFFTYVNQDWLRNTPIPSDRSEISSYSQKSLEIDEELRKLMTNWAGNEKLIPNEYKIKEMVNFYKMLIDVENREKTAWKSIKNEVDLILSINNYDEIYKKINEFEEILAFTPLQLSISEDFINNKIYTIWANDYRGLLPSKEYYEDEEKKTKILNAVKNVASKLMKLYGFDDKKIENIISQAFEFDQLAAQFMKSSEEKADTAKYYNPYKIDDFVKIFNNFNVKDYILYAIKELPDQIIVENPKYINNYKNIYNQENFEKFKSLILVKNFLFYGSFLTEETRKISFELTEVLTGAKENKSLEKWAYYLTLSYFGEVFSLYYGKKNFSDEAKEDVKKMVYKIIDVYKNRLKQNTWLSSDTIKMAIKKLEKIQPMVGYPDYIEKYFDEFNVISFEENGDLLSNFRYLDKVVTRFEYSKYNQNVDENIWHMGSYEVNAYFNPFSNRIVFPAGYLQAPFYDYNASSGKNYGGLGMTIGHEISHAFDNNGAQFDENGSFNNWWTDQDYENFKTKTKKMIELFDNYDTEFGKVNGKLTVSENIADNGGIISALIAGSSEKDFNLDDFFKNYAYCERGYANKEHSIRRLLTDVHSPAKERVNLQLKNIKEFQEFYNIEEGDELFSKKDDIFEIW, via the coding sequence ATGAGTGATAAATTATTGAAAAATGATTTCTTTACATATGTAAATCAAGATTGATTAAGAAATACTCCAATTCCTTCTGATAGAAGTGAAATAAGTTCGTATTCACAAAAAAGTCTTGAAATCGATGAAGAGTTAAGAAAATTAATGACAAATTGAGCTGGAAACGAAAAATTAATTCCTAATGAATATAAAATTAAAGAAATGGTTAATTTTTACAAAATGCTTATTGATGTTGAAAATAGAGAAAAAACAGCATGAAAAAGCATAAAAAATGAAGTTGATTTAATTTTAAGTATCAATAATTACGATGAAATTTATAAAAAAATCAATGAATTTGAAGAAATTTTAGCTTTCACACCTTTACAATTAAGTATTTCTGAAGATTTTATAAACAATAAAATTTACACTATATGAGCAAATGATTATAGAGGTTTATTACCTTCTAAAGAATATTATGAAGATGAAGAAAAGAAAACAAAGATACTAAATGCTGTTAAAAATGTTGCTTCAAAATTAATGAAGTTATATGGTTTTGATGATAAAAAAATTGAAAATATAATTTCTCAAGCTTTTGAATTTGATCAATTAGCTGCTCAATTCATGAAATCAAGCGAAGAAAAGGCAGATACAGCTAAATATTACAATCCTTATAAAATAGATGACTTTGTTAAAATTTTTAATAATTTTAATGTTAAAGATTACATTTTATATGCAATTAAAGAATTGCCAGATCAAATTATTGTTGAAAATCCAAAATATATTAATAACTATAAAAATATCTACAATCAAGAGAATTTTGAAAAATTTAAATCACTTATTTTAGTTAAAAATTTCTTATTCTACGGTTCATTTTTAACTGAAGAAACTAGAAAAATTTCTTTTGAATTAACTGAAGTTCTTACTGGTGCTAAAGAAAATAAAAGTCTCGAAAAGTGAGCATACTATTTAACATTATCATACTTCGGTGAAGTTTTTAGTTTATATTATGGTAAGAAAAACTTTAGTGACGAAGCTAAAGAAGATGTCAAAAAAATGGTTTACAAAATAATTGATGTATACAAAAATAGACTAAAACAAAATACATGATTGTCAAGTGACACAATTAAAATGGCAATTAAAAAGCTGGAAAAAATTCAACCAATGGTTGGTTATCCAGATTATATTGAAAAATATTTTGATGAGTTTAATGTAATAAGTTTCGAAGAAAATGGAGATTTACTAAGTAATTTTAGATATTTGGATAAAGTTGTTACAAGATTTGAATATTCAAAATATAATCAAAATGTTGATGAAAATATTTGACATATGGGTTCGTATGAAGTGAATGCTTATTTCAATCCATTTTCTAATAGAATAGTTTTTCCAGCGGGTTATTTACAAGCTCCATTTTATGATTATAATGCTTCAAGTGGTAAAAATTATGGTGGTTTAGGTATGACAATAGGTCATGAAATTTCTCATGCCTTTGACAATAATGGTGCACAGTTTGATGAAAATGGTAGTTTCAATAATTGATGAACTGATCAAGATTATGAAAATTTTAAAACCAAAACGAAAAAAATGATTGAATTGTTTGATAATTATGATACTGAATTTGGAAAAGTTAATGGAAAGCTTACAGTTTCTGAAAATATAGCTGATAATGGAGGAATTATTTCAGCCTTAATTGCTGGTTCAAGTGAAAAAGATTTTAACCTTGATGATTTCTTTAAAAATTACGCATATTGCGAAAGAGGTTATGCAAATAAAGAACATTCAATTAGAAGATTATTAACAGATGTTCACTCACCTGCTAAAGAAAGAGTCAATCTACAACTAAAAAATATTAAGGAATTCCAAGAATTTTACAATATAGAAGAAGGTGATGAATTATTTTCTAAAAAAGATGATATTTTTGAAATATGATAA
- the rsmG gene encoding 16S rRNA (guanine(527)-N(7))-methyltransferase RsmG: MTNKEIVINYCKNNNYDFSSLEKYVNFIEEKNKVMNLTGFYDDKLWGEGIYESLMYMEEVCKNQENIEILDIGAGVGFPSIPFVLLNSKNKLTIYEPIQKRVNFLNEVITMFNIKDRVKVIRTRSEEVLEKNIFDLIVARAVADVRSMLMSSFHLLKINGNMSLIKGQNYSSEIENAEDILKKLKYNINVKKLEIKNTEKHNFIVEITKLRSTPKEFPYKWKDIKK, encoded by the coding sequence ATGACAAATAAAGAAATTGTTATTAATTATTGTAAAAACAATAATTATGATTTTTCTTCACTTGAAAAATATGTTAATTTTATAGAAGAAAAGAACAAAGTAATGAATTTAACTGGTTTTTACGACGATAAATTGTGAGGAGAAGGAATTTATGAATCTCTGATGTACATGGAAGAAGTTTGTAAAAATCAAGAAAATATTGAAATTTTAGATATTGGTGCTGGAGTAGGTTTTCCATCAATTCCTTTTGTTTTATTAAATAGTAAAAATAAACTAACAATTTACGAACCCATTCAAAAAAGAGTTAATTTTTTAAATGAAGTTATAACAATGTTTAATATTAAAGATAGAGTTAAAGTTATTAGAACCCGTTCAGAAGAAGTTTTAGAAAAAAATATTTTCGATTTAATAGTTGCCAGAGCTGTGGCTGATGTTAGAAGTATGCTTATGAGTTCATTCCATTTATTAAAAATAAACGGAAATATGTCTTTGATCAAAGGACAAAATTACTCATCTGAAATAGAAAATGCTGAAGATATTTTAAAAAAACTTAAATATAACATTAATGTTAAGAAATTAGAAATTAAAAATACCGAAAAACACAACTTTATTGTTGAAATAACTAAATTGAGAAGCACACCAAAAGAATTCCCATATAAATGAAAAGACATAAAAAAATAG
- a CDS encoding ribose-phosphate pyrophosphokinase encodes MKKKDVMLFGLDKSKTLANKVSEILNIPLTGITKTVYADGEIMMVADETVRGKDVYIIANTSRPVNDNIMELSLFLDSLKRASARSITVCLSYYGYARQDRKAAGRQPIGAKLVADFLQKAGATKLICVDLHNPSIQGFFDIPIDDLRGQYPLAKALVARNEKFTVVSPDHGGTVRARKLAELIANTVRISIIDKRRTGVNQTEVMGLIGNIEDQNAVIIDDIIDTGGTILKAVDALKENGAKKIIVMASHGIFSKGFDAFEQNPNVEKVIITDSIDNYELAKKYTKLEIVSLGEFLAGVIESSIEGKSISDLYTKFKRNIKKI; translated from the coding sequence ATGAAAAAGAAAGATGTGATGCTTTTTGGTCTCGATAAGTCTAAGACTTTAGCAAATAAAGTATCTGAAATTTTAAATATTCCTTTAACAGGAATTACCAAAACAGTTTACGCTGATGGTGAAATAATGATGGTTGCTGATGAAACAGTAAGAGGAAAAGATGTTTACATTATTGCAAACACTTCTAGACCTGTTAATGACAACATCATGGAATTATCTTTATTTTTAGATTCTTTAAAAAGAGCTAGTGCTAGATCAATTACTGTTTGTTTAAGTTATTATGGTTATGCAAGACAAGATAGAAAAGCTGCAGGAAGACAACCTATTGGAGCTAAATTAGTTGCAGACTTTTTACAAAAAGCAGGTGCAACAAAATTAATTTGTGTTGACTTACACAACCCTTCAATTCAAGGATTTTTTGATATTCCAATCGACGATTTAAGAGGACAATATCCTTTGGCCAAAGCTTTAGTAGCTAGAAATGAGAAATTTACAGTTGTATCTCCAGACCATGGTGGAACTGTTAGAGCAAGAAAGTTGGCTGAGTTGATTGCTAACACAGTAAGAATTAGTATTATTGATAAAAGAAGAACTGGTGTAAATCAAACTGAGGTCATGGGTCTTATTGGAAACATAGAAGATCAAAATGCAGTTATTATTGATGATATTATAGACACAGGTGGAACAATATTAAAAGCCGTTGACGCATTAAAAGAAAACGGAGCTAAAAAAATTATTGTTATGGCTAGTCATGGAATTTTTTCTAAAGGTTTTGATGCTTTTGAACAAAATCCTAATGTTGAAAAAGTTATTATTACTGACTCAATTGATAACTATGAATTAGCTAAAAAATACACAAAACTTGAAATTGTAAGTTTAGGTGAATTTTTGGCTGGTGTTATTGAATCATCGATCGAAGGAAAAAGTATTTCAGATTTATACACAAAATTCAAAAGGAATATTAAAAAAATATAA
- the rsmA gene encoding 16S rRNA (adenine(1518)-N(6)/adenine(1519)-N(6))-dimethyltransferase RsmA, translating to MKKEVYAKKKFGQNFLIDQNIIKKIIDVSQPKNKNIIEIGPGRGALTKILVKEANKLDCFEIDPDMVEILKKEIHDDNFTLNQMDFLEADLQKYKNYDVIANIPYYITTDILFKIFDQVENFNSAILMVQKEVAQRIIAKKNSPDYSKLSLTCQYLADCKLEFIVKANSFNPAPKVDSAIISLKFKKNMKNYSELKEFFKLCFLARRKKLTYSLTNKFSTNAIKKAYEKLNIDENIRIQQLDLEEIVKLYQYLTEFQN from the coding sequence ATGAAAAAAGAAGTATATGCTAAAAAGAAGTTTGGTCAAAATTTTTTAATTGATCAAAATATTATTAAAAAAATAATTGATGTTTCACAACCAAAAAATAAAAATATTATTGAAATAGGTCCAGGCCGTGGAGCACTAACAAAAATACTTGTTAAAGAAGCAAATAAACTAGATTGTTTTGAAATTGATCCGGACATGGTTGAAATTTTAAAAAAGGAAATCCATGATGATAATTTCACACTTAACCAAATGGATTTTCTTGAGGCTGATTTACAAAAATATAAAAATTACGATGTTATTGCTAACATTCCATACTACATTACAACCGATATACTTTTTAAAATTTTTGATCAAGTAGAAAACTTTAATAGTGCTATTTTGATGGTTCAAAAAGAAGTTGCTCAAAGAATTATTGCTAAAAAAAATTCACCTGATTATTCAAAACTTTCACTAACTTGTCAATATTTAGCTGATTGTAAATTAGAATTTATTGTAAAAGCAAATTCATTTAACCCAGCTCCAAAAGTTGATTCAGCAATAATTTCATTAAAGTTTAAGAAGAATATGAAAAACTACTCTGAATTAAAAGAATTCTTTAAACTTTGTTTTTTAGCAAGAAGAAAAAAATTAACTTATTCTTTAACAAATAAATTTTCAACAAATGCAATAAAAAAAGCATATGAAAAATTAAACATTGATGAAAATATTAGAATTCAGCAACTAGATTTAGAGGAAATTGTAAAGCTATATCAATATTTAACAGAGTTTCAAAATTAG